In Nicotiana tabacum cultivar K326 chromosome 2, ASM71507v2, whole genome shotgun sequence, the following proteins share a genomic window:
- the LOC142167088 gene encoding uncharacterized protein LOC142167088 produces MDESYFPGKSKRKSSGICYSHHLRVDIFYSIIDVKLQELNDCFDVVSSDLLFVMASLNPTNSFANFDKGKIMTLAKCYSNEFDEVQIRDLSYQLDTFIIHMRAGNPKFSNLQRISDLAKLLVETNLVETYSYVYLLIKLTLILHVATATMERAFSSIKQIKNEERNNMGDQYLNNYLVYYIERDVFINVSNDVIIDRFQNMKVRRGQL; encoded by the coding sequence ATGGATGAATCCTATTTTCCTGGAAAGTCGAAGCGCAAGTCTTCTGGTATTTGTTATTCACACCACTTGCGTGTTGATATCTTTTATTCTATAATTGATGTGAAACTTCAAGAGCTTAATGACTGTTTTGATGTAGTGAGTAGCGATTTGCTTTTTGTGATGGCTAGCTTGAATCCAACCAATTCTTTTGCTAATTTTGATAAAGGTAAAATAATGACTTTAGCAAAATGTTACTCAAATGAGTTTGATGAAGTACAGATTCGAGACTTGAGTTATCAACTAGATACTTTCATAATTCATATGCGAGCTGGTAATCCCAAGTTCTCCAACTTGCAAAGAATTAGTGATTTGGCAAAATTATTGGTTGAGACAAATCTTGTGGAGACTTATTCGtatgtttatttacttataaAGTTAACTCTGATTTTACATGTTGCTACCGCAACTATGGAGAGAGCATTCTCATCCATAAAGCAGATAAAGAATGAAGAGCGAAACAACATGGGTGatcaatatttaaataattatttagtTTATTACATAGAGCGTGATGTATTTATAAATGTAAGTAATGATGTCATTATTGAtcgttttcaaaatatgaaagttCGTCGAGGACAATTGTAA